The following is a genomic window from Amycolatopsis cihanbeyliensis.
CCGGGTAGTCCTCCAGCCGGAACTCGGCCACGTACATCTGTGAGGGCACCACGTTCTTCACCAGATGGTAGTTCGGGTGCCTGGAGTCGGCGTAGAAGAACACGTACTGGTCCGCGCCCTGCACACCGGCGATCCGGCCGAACACCGACACCGTCCCCGCGCAGTTGCCGTTGCCGATGTAGTACTTGCCCCCGGTCGCGGTGTACCCGCCCGCGCCATCCGGGGTGAGCACCATGTCCGTGGCGTAGATGTCCGCCCCGTGGTCCCGCTCGGACAGGCCGAACGCCGCCACACCGCCGGCGTCCAGGGCCGCGGCCGCCCGCTCCCGCGCGGCCGCGTTCTCGCTCTGCCACACCGGACCGAGGCCCAGCACGGTGACCTGCCAGGGGTACCAGTAGTTCAAGCCGTAGAACCCCAGTATCTCGGACAGGGCGGCGATCCGGGCGGTGTCCCAGCGCTTGTCCGGCGCCGTACCGGCCTCGCCCGCCGGGGTCAGGAAGGTGGCGAACAACCCCTCGGCCGCCGCGAACTCGAGGAAGTCCGCGTAGAACACCTTGGCGTGGTAGTCCCCGACCAGCTTGCGCTTGCCGCGGGCCTCGAACCAGTCGATCGTCGCGCGCAGCAGGCGCCTGGTCTCCTGATCGAAGTACCGCGGGTCGTACCGGTTCGGATCCAGCAACAGCGACCGTGCCTCCACCTGCGCCTCCACCCATAAATTACTACTGCCTAGTAGCAATATTCTACTGTAGGGTAGTTTTGTCCAGTGGGAGGCGAGGAGATGTGACGGCGACAACCGGCAGCGGGCGCAAGCGCCGCGCGTACGCCCCGCGGGTGCCCGTGGAGCAGCGCCGCACCGAGCTGCTCGACGCCGCCCTGCACCTGGTGGTCACCCGCGGGCATCCGGCGGCGACCATGGACGCCGTGGCCGAGCAGGCCGGGGTGACCAAGCCCGTGGTCTACGGCGTGTTCACCGGCCGGGCCGAGTTGCTGGCCACCCTGTTGCGGCGGGAACAGGGCCAGGCGTTGCGGCAGCTGCGCGCCCTCCTGCCGGCCCGGCTGGACCAACGGCTGGCCGAAGACCCCGGTGCGCTGATCACGGAGGTGC
Proteins encoded in this region:
- a CDS encoding TetR/AcrR family transcriptional regulator, translated to MTATTGSGRKRRAYAPRVPVEQRRTELLDAALHLVVTRGHPAATMDAVAEQAGVTKPVVYGVFTGRAELLATLLRREQGQALRQLRALLPARLDQRLAEDPGALITEVLEEFLRAVREAPNRWYCVVMPMPDMPTELHRAREHARNLALRGAEGIARRLLRTVDAPPGLAPDILAHTVVTLFETAARLVLTEPDRFRPERFGAAIRAAIELADRP